TCGCTGTCGGGCTCGCTCAAACAGCCGGCGAGCGTACTGAGGGCGAGCACGCCGGCCCCCGATTGCAGCACCGAACGGCGTGTACGGTTCATACCGGACGAAGTCGATGCGTGGTTAAAAGTATTATTATTTCTAGGAAGCCGTTTAATAACTCCTGCTACCGGGTTGTCGAGTGTTAGCAACGAGTAAACTCGGCGGGAGACGCTGGATCGAAACCGAAGCGCGGCTCAGTGAGCGACGACGCTAGTGGTCGTCGTCGTGGTCGTGATCGTCATCGTGGTCGTGATCATCATCATGATCGTCGTCGTGGTCATGGTCGTGATCGTGGTCGTGATCGTCGTCCATGTCGACGTGTTCCTGCTCGCCGTCGCCGACCTCGACCTCGAGTTCGGGCGTCTCGTAGACCACTTCGTCGTCCTCGACTAACTGGAAGACGATGTCGGTGAACCCCTCCTCTTCGCCCTCGACGTGGAGGTGGTCACCGTGGGTGTCGACGGAGACGATCTCGTCAGCCCCCTCGTAGACCTCGGCGTCGAGTTCGATGTCCTCGCCAAGTGCGACCTCGTCGCCGTCGGCGTCTTCGACGTGTGCACCGAGCGAGACGTGGTCGCCGTCCGGGACCATCAGGGGACCGTGGTCCCAGTGGTCGCCGTGGACGTAGGCGATGACGTCCTCGTCGTGGTCTCGGTCGAGCAGGTGGAACTCCTCGATCTCGAGGGATTCCGGCTCGTCCCCACCGTTGTCGCCGTTGTCGCCGTCACCGTTGTCGTCACTCCCGTCGTCATCGTCGCCGCCGAGACAGCCGGCGAGACCAGCGAGTGCGATCGAACCGGACGTTGCGAGCAGTGTTCGGCGAGTCGCCGATCGTGGATCTGCGGTCATGATAGTTACCAACGGAGAGTTGCGACTCATTAGTAATGAAACTGACGATCTTAATAATAGAGAACAACCGAAATCGGGGAGATGCTAAACGCTCGTCGAAACGGATCGCTGTGACCGCGAGGCGCGAATACGAGTGTCGACGGTTCGAAAAGTGGGTTCGGTTCAGTCGGTGACGATCGTTGGCTCGGCGTCCGCGAGCCGTCGTAGCTCGTCGGGGTCGATGGGGAAGACCGCCTCTGGCGTCCCTGCGGCCGCCCAGACGGTCTCGTGCTCGAGCAACGTTTCGTCGACGACGACGGGAACGGATCGGTCGTGACAGAACGGTGGCACGCCGCCGATCGACCAGCCGAGTTCGTCTTTGATCTCCCCGGCGTCGGCCATCGAGACGGCGTCGCCGCGTACGTCGAACGCGTCGCCGAGTGCGGCCTCGTCGACCCGGTTCGCACCGCTCGTCACCGAAACGACGAGCGAGCCGTCGACGTCGAACACGAGCGAACTGGCGATCTGGGCGACGTCACAGCCGACCGCCTCGGCCGCGTCGGCTGCCGTTTTCGTCCCTTCGGGGAACTCCTCGACCTCGGGGTCGAACTCGTACTCGTCGCGGGCGCGTTCTGCGAATGCCGTCGCACGTGGATGCATGGACTCTTGTTACGATCAGGGCCACAAAAACGTTCACTCGAGCGAGACCGAGAGCCGAACCCCGTTTCGGCGTCGGTACGCCGGTAGCTGTCCCGTCTCGTGGTCGCGGACAACGTCGAAGACATCGAATCGGATGACCAGCCGTCCAGGATCGATCGTCGCCCGCAGGACCGGTCCGCGACTCGTGACGACGACGTACGGCGGTGCGGCGACCGGCTGGGCCCGCAGCCTGTAGCCCGTCGCGTCGACGGCGTCGTCGAGCACGAGCGGTAGCTGCTCGAGCAGCGCGGTCGCCTCGAGCGCCCCTCGAAGCCCCTCGACCACGGCGTCGCGGTCGGTCGTGCGGGCCGTGTCCCAGGGGTCGGCGACCTGCGTCGCGCAGTGATCGATCCCGTCGACGATCGCGGCGTGCTCGTCTTGAATCCGGCGTCGAGCGTCTCGGACCGGGTACGACACGGCTACGACTGCGAGTGGGAGTCACTAAGGTGTCCCGACTCGCCCCGGCTACTCTCGCCGACGTTCGACGGTCCCGATCTTCAGCGTCTGCACGCGGTGTGCCACCGTTCGTATCGCCCGTCGCCACGCTGGGTTCTCCGACGCCGTACGCCGG
Above is a window of Natronorubrum tibetense GA33 DNA encoding:
- a CDS encoding YbaK/EbsC family protein gives rise to the protein MHPRATAFAERARDEYEFDPEVEEFPEGTKTAADAAEAVGCDVAQIASSLVFDVDGSLVVSVTSGANRVDEAALGDAFDVRGDAVSMADAGEIKDELGWSIGGVPPFCHDRSVPVVVDETLLEHETVWAAAGTPEAVFPIDPDELRRLADAEPTIVTD